A window of the Constrictibacter sp. MBR-5 genome harbors these coding sequences:
- a CDS encoding DsbA family protein, giving the protein MRRTLSSLLLAAALFASGSAFAAAPSAQPEAQPQAGTAGPSVEPSTTTEMPAPADPPWRTIGRPDAPVTIIEYASMTCPHCAHFHVEVLPKLRSSYIDSGKVRLVFRDYPLDRLALAASMVARCAPEEKSMEVTSRLFQTQPTWAASEDPISAIAEVVAPFGLDKEAVEACVENEDVARPVLEQAIYGQEKFQIRSTPSFLLNGEVLVGSQSPEAFAEKIDAALK; this is encoded by the coding sequence ATGCGCCGCACACTTTCCAGCCTGCTGCTCGCCGCGGCGCTCTTCGCCTCCGGCTCCGCGTTCGCAGCCGCGCCATCGGCGCAGCCCGAAGCGCAGCCGCAGGCCGGCACCGCCGGGCCGAGCGTCGAGCCGTCGACCACGACGGAAATGCCCGCGCCCGCCGATCCGCCGTGGCGCACGATCGGCAGGCCCGACGCGCCGGTGACGATCATCGAGTACGCCTCGATGACCTGTCCGCACTGCGCGCACTTCCACGTCGAGGTGCTGCCCAAGCTGCGCAGCAGCTATATCGACAGCGGCAAGGTCCGGCTGGTGTTTCGCGACTATCCGCTCGACCGGCTCGCGCTCGCCGCCTCGATGGTCGCGCGCTGCGCGCCGGAGGAAAAGTCGATGGAGGTGACCTCCCGCCTGTTCCAGACGCAGCCGACCTGGGCCGCGTCCGAGGATCCGATCTCCGCCATCGCCGAGGTCGTCGCACCGTTCGGCCTGGACAAGGAAGCGGTCGAGGCCTGTGTGGAGAACGAGGACGTGGCCAGACCCGTGTTGGAACAGGCGATCTACGGGCAGGAGAAATTCCAGATCCGCTCGACGCCGAGCTTCCTCCTGAACGGTGAGGTCCTGGTCGGTAGCCAGTCGCCGGAAGCCTTCGCCGAGAAGATCGACGCCGCCCTGAAATGA
- a CDS encoding DsbA family protein, with protein MSKIWIALGVLLVAVGVGAAAFLGVFDRAPPATTAAGPAGAQRAAAVDPEIAPDDRILGQPDAPVTIIEYASLTCPHCASFHKETLPQLKSEFIDTGKVKMVFRDFPLDKMALSAAGLARCMPAERYFPFLSVLFGAQASWATAADPIAALARIGKTGGLSEEEVARCTSADAHLDTVVAQRLEGEKRYQIRSTPSFVIGGKTYGGALTIDELREILKPLVP; from the coding sequence GTGTCGAAGATCTGGATCGCACTGGGCGTTTTGCTGGTTGCCGTCGGCGTCGGGGCGGCCGCATTCCTCGGCGTCTTCGACCGCGCGCCGCCGGCCACCACGGCCGCCGGCCCGGCGGGAGCGCAGCGTGCGGCGGCGGTAGATCCAGAGATCGCGCCCGACGACCGCATCCTCGGCCAGCCGGACGCGCCGGTCACGATCATCGAATACGCGTCGCTCACCTGCCCGCACTGCGCGTCCTTCCACAAGGAAACCCTGCCGCAGCTGAAGTCGGAGTTCATCGACACCGGCAAGGTCAAGATGGTCTTCCGCGACTTCCCGCTCGACAAGATGGCGCTCTCCGCTGCCGGCCTCGCGCGCTGCATGCCGGCGGAGCGCTACTTCCCCTTCCTGTCGGTCCTGTTCGGCGCCCAGGCGAGCTGGGCGACGGCGGCCGATCCGATCGCGGCCCTCGCCCGCATCGGCAAGACCGGCGGCCTGTCCGAAGAGGAGGTCGCCCGCTGCACCTCGGCCGATGCCCACCTCGACACGGTGGTCGCCCAGCGCCTGGAAGGCGAGAAGCGCTACCAGATCCGCTCGACGCCCAGCTTCGTCATCGGCGGCAAGACCTATGGCGGCGCCCTGACGATCGACGAACTCCGGGAGATCCTGAAACCGCTCGTGCCATGA
- a CDS encoding AAA family ATPase, whose product MRFQKLRLTGFKSFVEPTELLIEPGLTGIVGPNGCGKSNLVEALRWVMGESSAKQMRGNEMDDVIFGGTSQRQARSFAEVVLHMGNHERLAPAAFNDADELEVSRRIARGDGSTYRVNGKEVRARDVQLLFADASTGARSTAMVSQGQIGAFIAAKPEQRRSVLEEAAGIGGLYSRRHEAELRLRSAESNLDRLDDVVATLERQLEGLKKQVRQASRYRRLSDLIRKAEAALLQARWLRARAVLVRASSGLRDAEAAVAERLREQAAAANGHREATARVPPLRTAEHEKASALQKLTAQRDSLAAEERRAAADLRASAARLAEIERDLGREQARAADGAAALSRLAAERDALTAAEAAHSGDRDLAATAVRSAEAGVAELEGQAAEATTALARADADRAAAARTRRDAEDRLARVRRQHEQAARDHAAAAADAPDPAVIARLEATVTEAEAAVAAASADADAATQAVAAQRGDDQKARDALQRAETALARKAAEEKALASVLAADAGKGVRPVVDDLDVEQGWEAALGAALGDDLTVGTDPQRPTHWRGLDPLDDGPSLPAGAEPLAAHVRDAGPLVRRLGQVGIVGDAETAAALQAGLRPGQRLVTRDGGMWRWDGLTLRPGAPTAAARRLEQRNQLAGIRAGLPPLRAAVDEARAGLKSVQDAAQAAAQAERTAREAARAAQASLDRTRRELAELQKRAGAHAARVAGLEASLARVAAELAEAEQAATAAAAAAEAIPDPGPLREQADRARTALATARDRLVRARGDLDRIAREADTRRRRLQAIAEEERAWHDRGSDAGAQTEALQARRTAEAEAHAALLGRPEALAAEREALSEKILWADSLKRTAAEELKAAEAALAAAETRQREAETALASGREDRIRAEAALEQARGGLEAVVERIRERLDVDPEALTELSGAPDADIVAGELPAEDEGLESRLEKLVRERETMGPVNLRAEVETEELTEQLSTIRTEREDVLAAIAKLRRGIGDLNREGRARLVAAFEQVNAHFQELFVRMFGGGRAHLALTGSEDPLEAGLEIMASPPGKKLQSLSLLSGGERALTALSLLFAVFLTNPAPVCVLDEVDAPLDDANVDRFCTVIEEIAGATATRFLLITHHRLTMARMHRLFGVTMAERGVSQLVSVDLGQAPALQAAE is encoded by the coding sequence GTGCGCTTCCAGAAGCTGCGCCTCACGGGTTTCAAGTCCTTCGTCGAACCCACCGAACTCCTCATCGAGCCGGGGCTGACCGGCATCGTCGGCCCGAACGGCTGCGGCAAGTCCAACCTCGTCGAGGCGCTGCGCTGGGTGATGGGCGAAAGCTCCGCCAAGCAGATGCGCGGCAACGAAATGGACGACGTCATCTTCGGCGGCACGTCCCAGCGCCAGGCGCGCAGCTTCGCCGAGGTCGTGCTGCACATGGGCAACCACGAGCGCCTCGCCCCGGCCGCCTTCAACGACGCCGACGAACTGGAAGTCAGCCGCCGCATCGCCCGCGGCGACGGCTCGACCTATCGCGTCAACGGCAAGGAGGTCCGCGCCCGCGACGTCCAGCTGCTGTTCGCCGATGCCTCCACCGGCGCGCGCTCGACCGCGATGGTCAGCCAGGGTCAGATCGGCGCCTTTATCGCCGCCAAGCCCGAGCAGCGGCGCAGCGTGCTGGAAGAGGCGGCCGGCATCGGCGGCCTCTATTCCCGCCGGCACGAGGCGGAGCTGCGGCTGCGCAGCGCCGAGTCCAACCTCGACCGGCTGGACGACGTGGTCGCGACCCTGGAGCGCCAGCTCGAAGGCCTGAAGAAGCAGGTCAGGCAGGCCAGCCGCTACCGCCGCCTCAGCGACCTTATCCGTAAGGCCGAGGCCGCACTGCTGCAGGCCCGCTGGCTGCGCGCCCGCGCCGTCCTGGTGCGCGCATCGTCCGGCCTGCGCGACGCCGAGGCGGCCGTGGCCGAGAGGCTGCGCGAGCAGGCGGCCGCCGCGAACGGGCACCGCGAGGCAACCGCCCGCGTCCCACCGCTGCGCACCGCCGAACATGAAAAGGCGTCGGCGCTGCAGAAGCTGACGGCGCAGCGCGACAGCCTTGCGGCGGAGGAGCGGCGCGCCGCGGCCGACCTGCGCGCCTCCGCTGCCCGTCTCGCCGAGATCGAGCGCGACCTGGGCCGCGAACAGGCCCGTGCCGCCGACGGTGCGGCCGCACTGTCGCGCCTCGCCGCGGAGCGCGACGCGCTGACGGCGGCGGAGGCAGCCCATTCCGGCGACCGCGACCTCGCCGCGACCGCCGTCCGCTCCGCCGAGGCCGGCGTGGCCGAACTCGAGGGCCAGGCGGCCGAGGCGACGACCGCCCTCGCCCGCGCCGATGCCGACCGCGCCGCCGCCGCCCGGACGCGGCGCGACGCCGAGGATCGCCTGGCCCGCGTCCGCCGGCAGCACGAGCAGGCGGCCCGCGACCATGCCGCGGCCGCAGCCGACGCACCCGATCCGGCGGTGATCGCCCGCCTCGAGGCGACGGTGACCGAGGCGGAAGCCGCCGTCGCCGCGGCATCCGCCGACGCCGATGCGGCGACGCAGGCGGTCGCGGCGCAGCGCGGCGACGACCAGAAGGCGCGCGACGCCCTGCAGCGCGCCGAAACCGCCCTCGCCCGCAAGGCCGCCGAGGAGAAGGCGCTGGCCAGCGTGCTCGCTGCCGATGCCGGCAAGGGCGTCCGCCCGGTGGTCGACGATCTCGACGTCGAACAGGGATGGGAGGCGGCACTCGGCGCCGCACTCGGCGACGACCTGACCGTCGGCACGGATCCCCAGCGGCCGACCCATTGGCGCGGGCTGGATCCTCTGGACGACGGCCCCTCCCTGCCGGCAGGCGCCGAGCCGCTGGCGGCGCATGTCCGCGATGCCGGACCGCTCGTGCGGCGCCTCGGCCAGGTGGGCATCGTCGGCGACGCCGAGACCGCCGCGGCACTGCAGGCCGGACTGCGGCCCGGGCAGCGCCTCGTCACCCGCGACGGCGGCATGTGGCGCTGGGACGGCCTGACGCTGCGCCCCGGCGCACCCACCGCCGCCGCCCGCCGGCTGGAGCAGCGCAACCAGCTGGCCGGGATCCGCGCCGGCCTGCCGCCGCTCCGCGCGGCGGTCGACGAGGCACGGGCCGGACTCAAGTCGGTCCAGGACGCCGCCCAGGCGGCAGCCCAGGCCGAGCGCACGGCGCGGGAGGCGGCGCGTGCCGCCCAGGCGTCGCTCGACCGCACGCGGCGCGAACTCGCCGAACTGCAGAAGCGCGCCGGCGCACACGCCGCCCGCGTCGCCGGGCTGGAGGCGAGCCTCGCCCGCGTCGCCGCGGAACTGGCCGAGGCCGAGCAGGCTGCGACCGCCGCGGCCGCCGCCGCCGAGGCGATACCGGACCCGGGCCCGCTGCGCGAGCAGGCCGACCGCGCACGGACGGCGCTCGCCACCGCGCGGGACCGACTGGTCCGCGCCCGCGGCGACCTCGACCGGATCGCGCGCGAAGCCGATACGCGCCGCCGCCGCCTGCAGGCGATCGCCGAGGAGGAGCGCGCCTGGCACGACCGTGGCAGCGACGCCGGCGCCCAGACGGAAGCCCTGCAGGCGCGGCGCACCGCCGAGGCCGAGGCGCACGCCGCCCTGCTCGGCCGTCCGGAGGCGCTCGCAGCGGAGCGCGAGGCCCTGTCCGAGAAGATCCTCTGGGCAGATTCGCTGAAGCGCACCGCGGCCGAGGAACTGAAGGCCGCCGAGGCCGCGCTCGCCGCGGCGGAGACGCGCCAGCGCGAGGCCGAGACCGCGCTGGCCTCGGGCCGCGAGGATCGCATTCGTGCCGAAGCCGCACTGGAGCAGGCTCGCGGCGGCCTCGAAGCGGTGGTCGAGCGGATCCGCGAACGGCTGGACGTCGATCCGGAGGCGCTGACCGAACTCTCCGGCGCGCCCGATGCCGACATCGTCGCCGGCGAACTGCCCGCCGAGGACGAAGGGCTGGAATCGCGCCTCGAGAAGCTGGTGCGCGAGCGCGAGACGATGGGACCGGTCAACCTGCGGGCCGAGGTCGAAACGGAGGAACTGACCGAACAGCTCTCGACCATCCGTACCGAACGCGAAGACGTGCTCGCCGCGATCGCCAAGCTGCGCCGCGGCATCGGCGACCTGAACCGCGAGGGCCGCGCCCGCCTGGTCGCCGCTTTCGAACAGGTCAATGCCCACTTCCAGGAACTGTTCGTGCGCATGTTCGGCGGCGGCCGGGCCCATCTGGCCCTCACCGGCTCGGAGGATCCGCTGGAGGCCGGGCTGGAGATCATGGCGAGCCCGCCCGGTAAGAAGCTGCAGTCCCTGTCGCTCCTGTCCGGTGGCGAGCGCGCGCTGACGGCCCTGTCCTTGCTGTTCGCGGTGTTCCTGACCAACCCGGCACCGGTCTGCGTTCTCGACGAGGTCGACGCACCGCTCGACGACGCCAACGTCGACCGCTTCTGCACGGTGATCGAGGAGATCGCCGGGGCCACGGCGACGCGCTTCCTGCTGATCACCCACCACCGCCTGACCATGGCGCGGATGCATCGCCTGTTCGGCGTCACCATGGCCGAGCGCGGCGTCTCGCAGCTCGTCTCCGTCGACCTTGGGCAGGCCCCTGCGCTCCAGGCGGCCGAGTAG
- a CDS encoding oligopeptide/dipeptide ABC transporter ATP-binding protein, with amino-acid sequence MEASATKTAAAARRDRADKPLLVVNDLRKHFPLKKGLLDRRRQVVQAVDDISFEVIKGETLGIVGESGCGKSTTARLLMHLLEPDQGEVIYDGRTVARADGIPVRELYKHMQMVFQDSYASLNPRLPIALSIAFGPMVQGVSKTEAMLRATKLLGQVGLDPDMFAGRYSHELSGGQRQRVNIARAMALEPRIVVLDEAVSALDKSVEAQVLNLLLDLKEEFDLTYVFISHDLNVVQYISDRVMVMYLGKIVEIGPAEAIYKAPKHPYTKALLSAMPSMNPRNKTMEAPLTGDPPNPVEPPSGCRFRTRCAFAEAVCASTPPRLASHPALGIPQRVACHMCEPGSGHSRAIAAAA; translated from the coding sequence ATGGAAGCCAGCGCCACCAAGACTGCCGCAGCGGCCCGGCGAGACCGTGCCGACAAGCCCCTGCTGGTCGTCAACGACCTCCGCAAGCATTTCCCCCTCAAGAAGGGCCTGCTCGACCGCCGCCGCCAGGTGGTGCAGGCCGTGGACGACATCAGCTTCGAGGTCATCAAGGGCGAGACCCTGGGCATCGTCGGCGAGTCCGGCTGCGGCAAGTCGACGACGGCGCGCCTGCTGATGCACCTGCTTGAACCCGACCAGGGCGAGGTGATCTACGACGGCCGCACGGTGGCGCGCGCCGACGGGATCCCGGTGCGTGAGCTCTACAAGCACATGCAGATGGTCTTCCAGGATTCCTACGCGTCGCTGAACCCGCGGCTGCCGATCGCCCTCTCGATCGCCTTCGGCCCGATGGTGCAGGGCGTGTCAAAGACCGAGGCGATGCTGCGGGCGACGAAGCTGCTGGGTCAGGTCGGCCTCGACCCGGACATGTTCGCCGGCCGCTACAGCCACGAACTGTCCGGCGGTCAGCGCCAGCGGGTGAACATCGCCCGGGCGATGGCGCTGGAACCGCGCATCGTCGTGCTCGACGAGGCGGTGTCGGCGCTCGACAAGTCGGTCGAGGCGCAGGTCCTGAACCTGCTGCTCGATCTGAAGGAGGAGTTCGATCTCACCTACGTCTTCATCAGCCACGACCTGAACGTCGTGCAGTACATCAGCGACCGGGTGATGGTCATGTATCTCGGCAAGATCGTCGAGATCGGTCCGGCCGAGGCGATCTACAAGGCGCCGAAACACCCGTACACCAAGGCGCTGCTGTCGGCGATGCCGTCGATGAACCCGCGGAACAAGACCATGGAGGCGCCGCTCACCGGCGACCCACCGAACCCGGTCGAGCCGCCGTCCGGCTGCCGCTTCCGCACCCGCTGCGCCTTCGCCGAGGCCGTCTGCGCATCGACGCCGCCGCGCCTGGCGAGCCATCCGGCGCTCGGCATCCCGCAGCGGGTCGCCTGCCACATGTGCGAGCCCGGCTCCGGCCACAGCCGCGCCATCGCGGCGGCGGCGTGA
- a CDS encoding circularly permuted type 2 ATP-grasp protein — MTTTPFDEMTGPEGLRPQYRLVREWLDGSAPELLNLKRREAELLFRRVGITFAVYTEGGDPERLIPFDIIPRMLDQAEWSFLSRGLEQRVRALNLFLRDVYHDRDIFRAGKVPEKLILRNESYRPEMQGFAPAADVYTHIAGIDIVRVGPEEFFVLEDNCRTPSGVSYMLENREAMMQLFPELFARHRIAPVAHYPEELLETLKSVAPRNCPGEPTVVVMTPGSYNSAYYEHSFLADEMGVELVEGRDLFIQNGVVHMRTTEGPRRVDVIYRRVDDDFLDPEAFRADSALGTPGLFQAYRNGNVTLANAIGTGIADDKSVYPYVPDMIRFYLGEEPLLKNVPTHVCNDPSELSYVLDNLDKLVVKETRGSGGYGMLVGPASTAEQRAEFAAKLKANPDDYIAQPTLALSTCPTYVDSGVAPRHVDLRPFVLYGKDVRIVPGGLTRVALREGSLVVNSSQGGGTKDTWVLEA, encoded by the coding sequence ATGACGACGACGCCATTCGACGAGATGACGGGCCCAGAGGGGCTCAGGCCGCAATACAGGCTCGTGCGGGAATGGCTCGACGGCTCGGCGCCGGAGCTGTTGAATCTGAAACGGCGTGAGGCGGAACTGCTGTTCCGCCGGGTCGGCATCACCTTCGCCGTGTATACCGAAGGCGGCGATCCGGAGCGGCTGATCCCTTTCGACATCATCCCGCGCATGCTCGACCAGGCGGAGTGGAGTTTCCTGTCCCGCGGTCTCGAGCAGCGCGTCCGGGCGCTCAACCTGTTCCTGCGCGACGTCTATCACGACCGCGACATCTTCCGGGCCGGAAAGGTGCCGGAGAAACTGATCCTGCGCAACGAGAGCTACCGGCCCGAGATGCAGGGCTTCGCCCCCGCCGCGGACGTCTATACCCACATCGCCGGTATCGACATCGTGCGCGTCGGACCGGAGGAGTTCTTCGTCCTGGAAGACAATTGCCGCACGCCCTCCGGGGTCTCCTATATGCTGGAGAACCGCGAGGCGATGATGCAGCTCTTCCCCGAACTGTTCGCCCGCCACCGCATCGCGCCCGTCGCTCACTATCCCGAGGAGCTGCTGGAGACGCTGAAGTCGGTGGCGCCGCGCAACTGTCCGGGCGAGCCGACGGTCGTTGTGATGACCCCCGGCTCCTACAACAGCGCCTACTACGAGCACTCCTTCCTCGCCGACGAGATGGGCGTCGAACTGGTCGAGGGACGCGACCTGTTCATCCAGAACGGCGTCGTGCACATGCGCACGACCGAGGGCCCGCGTCGGGTGGACGTCATCTACCGCCGTGTCGACGACGACTTCCTCGACCCGGAGGCCTTTCGGGCCGATTCCGCGCTCGGCACGCCGGGCCTGTTCCAGGCCTACCGGAACGGCAACGTGACGCTGGCGAACGCGATCGGCACGGGCATCGCCGACGACAAGTCGGTCTATCCTTACGTGCCCGACATGATCCGCTTCTATCTGGGCGAGGAACCGCTGCTGAAGAACGTGCCGACGCATGTCTGCAACGACCCCTCCGAGCTCTCCTACGTCCTGGACAATCTCGACAAGCTGGTGGTGAAGGAGACACGCGGCAGCGGCGGCTACGGCATGCTCGTCGGGCCGGCGTCGACGGCCGAGCAGCGCGCGGAGTTCGCAGCCAAGCTGAAGGCCAATCCGGACGACTACATCGCCCAGCCCACGCTCGCGCTCTCGACCTGCCCGACCTATGTCGACAGCGGCGTGGCGCCGCGGCACGTCGATCTCCGGCCCTTCGTCCTCTACGGCAAGGACGTGCGGATCGTGCCGGGCGGCCTCACGCGGGTGGCCCTCCGCGAGGGCTCCCTGGTGGTCAACTCCAGCCAGGGCGGCGGCACCAAGGACACGTGGGTGCTGGAGGCATGA
- a CDS encoding proteasome-type protease, with protein MTYCVALTLSEGLVMLSDTRTNAGVDHISTFGKMHQFEVPGERSICLMTAGNLAITQSVATLLREGLDGAGGTDTLYTVPTMFKAAQLVGAAVRQVYHTDGAALREQGVGFDVSFLLGGQIATRNLRLFEIYAAGNFIEATTDTPFLQIGEHKYGKPILDRAVTFDTPLYGGVKLALISMDSTLRSNLTVGLPIDLMVLRRGAIHAELRRRIGEDDPYFRMIRESWSEALREAYRVIPLPDWRTDPV; from the coding sequence ATGACCTACTGTGTCGCGCTGACACTGAGCGAGGGCTTGGTGATGCTGTCCGACACCCGCACCAATGCGGGCGTCGACCACATCTCGACCTTCGGCAAGATGCACCAGTTCGAGGTGCCGGGCGAGCGGTCGATCTGCCTGATGACGGCGGGCAACCTGGCGATCACGCAGTCGGTCGCCACGCTCCTCCGCGAAGGGCTCGACGGCGCAGGCGGTACCGACACCCTCTACACCGTGCCGACCATGTTCAAGGCCGCCCAGCTGGTCGGGGCCGCCGTGCGGCAGGTCTATCACACGGACGGTGCCGCCCTGCGCGAGCAGGGCGTCGGCTTCGACGTCTCCTTCCTGCTCGGCGGCCAGATCGCCACGCGCAATCTTCGCCTGTTCGAGATCTACGCCGCCGGCAACTTCATCGAGGCGACGACCGACACGCCGTTCCTGCAGATCGGCGAGCACAAATACGGCAAGCCGATCCTTGACCGGGCGGTGACCTTCGACACGCCGCTCTATGGCGGCGTGAAGCTGGCGCTGATATCGATGGACTCGACCCTGCGCAGCAACCTGACGGTGGGCCTGCCCATCGACCTGATGGTCCTGCGCCGCGGCGCCATCCACGCCGAACTCCGCCGCCGAATCGGCGAGGACGACCCGTATTTTCGCATGATCCGCGAAAGCTGGTCCGAGGCACTCCGCGAAGCCTACCGGGTCATCCCCCTGCCGGACTGGCGGACCGATCCCGTCTGA
- a CDS encoding ABC transporter ATP-binding protein, which yields MTQTVNQPPPLLSVDGLTVRFRTREGTVAAVSDVGFDLAEGQVLGILGESGSGKSVTLRALIGLLPEGRTDISGRVDFEGKDLVRLSRSEMEKVRGARAAMIFQEPMIALDPVFTIGEQIAETVMRHQGTSRADGMKRARELLELVQIPSAARRLQAYPHEMSGGMRQRAMIALALCCSPKLLLADEPTTALDVTVQIQIILLLRELQREMGMAVIFVTHDVGVAAEISDRIAVMYGGRFIETGPVVDVIERPRHPYTEGLLSSTVHGSMRGRRLDAIPGMPPDLRALPDACAFAPRCRYAEPRCSAGVPPLATVEPHHSTRCIRVAEEGLRLDPPVALTADA from the coding sequence ATGACCCAGACCGTGAACCAGCCCCCCCCGCTCCTCTCCGTCGACGGCCTGACCGTCCGCTTCCGCACCCGCGAGGGCACGGTCGCCGCCGTCAGCGACGTCGGCTTCGACCTTGCCGAAGGCCAGGTGCTGGGCATCCTCGGCGAGTCCGGCTCGGGCAAGAGCGTCACCCTGCGGGCCCTGATCGGGCTGCTGCCGGAGGGCCGGACCGACATCTCCGGCCGCGTCGACTTCGAAGGCAAGGACCTCGTCCGGCTGTCGCGCTCGGAGATGGAGAAGGTCCGCGGCGCCCGCGCCGCGATGATCTTCCAGGAGCCGATGATCGCGCTCGACCCCGTCTTCACCATCGGCGAGCAGATCGCCGAGACGGTGATGCGCCACCAGGGGACCTCGCGCGCGGACGGGATGAAGCGTGCCAGGGAACTGCTCGAACTGGTGCAGATCCCGTCGGCGGCCCGCCGGCTGCAGGCCTACCCGCACGAGATGTCCGGCGGCATGCGCCAGCGTGCGATGATCGCGCTCGCCCTCTGCTGCAGTCCGAAGCTGCTGCTCGCGGACGAGCCGACGACGGCGCTCGACGTGACGGTGCAGATCCAGATCATCCTGCTGCTGCGCGAGCTGCAGCGCGAGATGGGCATGGCGGTGATCTTCGTGACGCACGACGTCGGCGTCGCGGCCGAGATCTCCGACCGCATCGCCGTCATGTATGGCGGCCGCTTCATCGAGACCGGCCCCGTCGTCGACGTCATCGAGCGGCCGCGCCACCCCTACACCGAGGGCCTGCTCTCTTCGACGGTCCACGGCTCGATGCGCGGCCGCCGGCTCGACGCGATCCCCGGCATGCCGCCCGATCTGCGCGCCCTTCCGGACGCCTGCGCCTTCGCCCCGCGCTGCCGTTACGCCGAACCGCGCTGCTCCGCGGGCGTTCCTCCATTGGCGACCGTGGAGCCGCACCATTCGACCCGGTGCATCCGGGTCGCGGAAGAAGGGTTGCGGCTGGATCCTCCCGTGGCACTGACGGCCGATGCCTGA
- a CDS encoding phage holin family protein: protein MATEPRESRSVPELLADLMRETTELFRTEGRLIRAEISDKITQVQIGGGSIAAGAMCLLVALFVLSQALVVAVGELIGDAWAALLVGVVIAVIGAALLMKGRRDLSPDNLTPDRTSHQLRQDGKLVKEQTR, encoded by the coding sequence ATGGCGACTGAACCCCGTGAAAGCCGGTCCGTCCCGGAGCTGCTCGCGGACCTCATGCGCGAGACGACCGAGCTGTTCCGGACGGAAGGCCGCCTGATACGCGCGGAGATCTCCGACAAGATCACCCAGGTGCAGATCGGCGGCGGCTCCATCGCGGCGGGTGCCATGTGCCTGCTCGTCGCCCTGTTCGTCCTGTCGCAAGCCCTCGTCGTGGCCGTGGGTGAACTGATCGGTGACGCATGGGCGGCACTGCTGGTCGGTGTCGTCATCGCCGTTATCGGCGCTGCTCTGCTCATGAAGGGCCGCCGCGACCTGAGTCCCGACAACCTCACCCCCGACCGCACGTCCCACCAGCTGCGGCAGGACGGCAAGCTGGTCAAGGAGCAGACGCGATGA
- a CDS encoding alpha-E domain-containing protein: MLSRTADSLFWIARYIERAENIARIVQVGHRMSSMALSLGNPGNEWHSTLIAAGCEPGFFAKHQEATAENVVDYLVRDRDNPSSILACIETARRNGRAVRTALTVDMWNALNETWLQARDIAPEKLSPAQVGSFLEWIKERSQVFAGAYTNTMLRNDAHAFVQLGTHTERADNTARILDVKYHVLLPQHENVGGALDYAHWQAILRSVSALRAYHWVFNDRLKPWLIAELLILRQEMPRSLVSCTGQITRSLDFLSESYGGRRGECHRMAGDMHARLRYGRVQDVFQTGLHEFLTDFVERMAALGEEIDAFYLR, encoded by the coding sequence ATGCTCAGCCGTACCGCAGACAGCCTGTTCTGGATCGCACGCTATATCGAACGTGCCGAAAACATCGCCCGCATCGTCCAGGTCGGGCACCGCATGTCGAGCATGGCGCTGTCGCTCGGCAACCCGGGCAACGAGTGGCACTCCACCCTGATCGCGGCGGGCTGCGAGCCGGGCTTCTTCGCCAAGCACCAGGAGGCGACGGCCGAGAACGTCGTCGACTATCTGGTGCGCGACCGGGACAACCCGTCGAGCATCCTGGCCTGCATCGAGACCGCCCGGCGCAATGGCCGCGCCGTGCGCACGGCGCTGACGGTCGACATGTGGAACGCGCTCAACGAGACGTGGCTGCAGGCACGCGACATCGCGCCGGAGAAGCTGTCGCCGGCCCAGGTCGGCTCGTTCCTGGAGTGGATCAAGGAGCGCTCGCAGGTCTTCGCCGGTGCCTATACGAACACCATGCTTCGCAACGATGCGCACGCCTTCGTGCAGCTCGGCACCCATACCGAGCGGGCCGACAACACCGCCAGGATCCTCGACGTGAAGTATCACGTGCTGCTGCCGCAGCACGAGAATGTCGGCGGTGCGCTCGACTACGCGCACTGGCAGGCGATCCTGCGCTCGGTCTCCGCCCTGCGCGCCTATCACTGGGTGTTCAACGACCGGCTCAAGCCCTGGCTGATCGCCGAGCTGCTGATCCTGCGCCAGGAGATGCCGCGCTCCCTGGTGAGCTGCACCGGCCAGATCACGCGCAGCCTGGATTTCCTGTCGGAGAGCTATGGCGGCCGCCGCGGCGAATGCCATCGCATGGCGGGCGACATGCACGCCCGGCTGCGCTACGGCAGGGTGCAGGACGTGTTCCAGACCGGCCTCCACGAGTTCCTCACGGACTTCGTGGAGCGCATGGCGGCGCTCGGCGAGGAGATCGACGCCTTCTATCTCCGATAG